One Paralysiella testudinis genomic window, CCCTGAAGGCGGCAGCAGACACACCCACACTGGATAGCCCGCCCACGCCGACCAATCATGAGCGGCGGCGTGGCCGATGTCCACTGTTTGCAGTGCAAACGGCAGCGCTTGCGGCGGCACACTGCGCCGTGCCGCCAGCAGCGGATGGCCGCGCCGATGCAACGCTTCGGCCAGCGGCAAGCCTAAATAGCCCAGCCCCAAAATGGCCACGCCCGGCGGCTGGCTCATGCTTGTTTCCAGCTGGGTTGCACCCATTTCACCGCATCTTGCGCTTGCCACGCGGCCATTTTGGCCAATAAGGCCGGGGCGCTATCGGCCACGCACAGCAGGCTTAAATTGGCCTCGGGCATAAAGCCGTGGCGTACGGTGTCGCGCAGCAGCGCCAAGAGCGGATCAAAAAAGCCGGCCACATTGAGTACGCCCACCGGATGCGGATGCAGGCGCAATTGCGCTTGCGACAGCACTTCAAACAATTCTTCATAAGTGCCCAAGCCGCCGGGCAAGGCGATAAAGCCGGAAGCCAGCGCAATCATGGTGTTTTTGCGGCTGGTCATGTCGGCGGTTTCAATCAGCTCGGTTAAGCCCAAATGCGCCACTTCTTTTTGCTTCAGAAACGTGGGAATCACGCCAATCACCTTGCCGCCGTGGGCCAGCACCGCATCGGCCACGGTGCCCATCAGGCCAACATTGCCGCCGCCATACACCAAGGTGTGGCCGTTGTCGGCCAAGGTCTGCCCCAGCGCTTGCGCCGCGGCAAAAAAAGCCGGATTTTCGCCCCAATTGGAGCCGCAATAGACCACGATGTTGTTGAGTTTATTCATAATATTCTAAAGTTTATTGTACTTTCAGGCAGCCTGAAGGCGCATCCTACGATGTAAACGGCATTCACAACACCGCCAGCGGATACGAACCAATCAGCTTCATAAACGCCGCCTGCGCCGACAAATCCTGCAAGGCTGCCTGAATTTTGGCGTCGTCGGCATGGCCTTCGATGTCGATAAAGAATACATAGTCCCACAAACCGGCGCGGCTGGGGCGGCTTTCCAATTTGGTCATCGACACGCCGTGGGCGGAAAACGGCTGCAACAGCCCGTGCACCGCCCCGGCTTTGTTGGGCGCAGACACGATCAGCGAGGTTTTGTCGCGCCCGGTGGGGTCGGTGCCTTGATGCCCCAACACCAAAAAGCGGGTGGTGTTGTTGGGCTCGTCTTCGATATTGGCCGCCAATTTAATCAGGCCGTAGCGCTCGGCGGCAGCCTGTGAGGCAATGGCGGCGGCGTGGCTGTCTTCCGCTGCCAGCCGCGCTGCTTCGGCATTGCTGGACACGGAAATGCGCGCCACCTGCTCGGGCAGGTTTTTATTCAGCCATTCGTGGCATTGCGCCAAGGCCTGCGCATGGGCGTATACGGTGCGGATGCCGTCTTTTTCCGGCAGCTTGCGCAATAAATGGTGATGAATGCGCAACACCACTTCGCCGCAGGCTTTCAACGGCGACGACACCAGCAAATCCAAGCTGCGCCCCACCGAGCCTTCGGTGGAGTTTTCCACCGGTGCCACCACATAATCGGCCTGCCGCGCTTCCACCAAGCGGAAACATTCGTCGATGGTGGCGCAAGGCAAGGTATGGGCGGCATGGCCGAAATGCTTGATGGCCGCTTGCTGGGTAAACGTGCCCGCCGGGCCCAAATAAGTAATGGTGAGCGGGCGCTCCACCGCCAAGCATTCGCTCATCACCTCGCGAAACAACCGCGCCACCGCCTCGTTGGGCAAAGGGCCGCGGTTTAAATCTTGAATGCGCTGCAACACCGCCGCCTCACGCTCAGGACGGTACACCACACCGGTGCCTTTGAGCTCGCCAATGGCGCGGGCGTGGCCGGCGCGGCGGTTGAGCAAATCCAGTACAGTGGCGTCTATTTCATCAATGGCATCACGATGGGGCTTGAGTTTGTCGTTGTCGGACATGGTGTTTTCCGGATAGGGATTTGGGTTTGAGATAAGGCAAGCCGACCGATTCTAGCCTAAATGGACGGCAGCGGGTAGGCTGGAAGGCGGCTTATGTATGGAAGCGGCACATCTGCCGACAAAGGCTGCCTGAAATGCAAAACCGTCATTGCCGAGCTGGATTCGGCAATCCATTGTTCAGATTAAAGTAAGCTGCATTTTTATGCGTTTTCTTACCGTTTTACTTTGCGCTTCATGGCCGCGCGGCCACTTACTTTTTTTGCTTCGCCAAAATAAGTAAGCAAAAAAAGGCGACCCCGGTTGCAGGTTTGCTGCGCAAACTTCCCTCATCTACACGAATTTTAGCGGCGGGTGCGAACTCGCTGCGCTCAAACACAGCGCACCCTTCTCCCGCTAAAATCCGCTCCGATTCGGCTGCGCCAGGGGATGGCTGCACAGATTATGCGTTTCAGGCAGCCTAAATATAAAAAACAAATTAATTTTCAAGTACATGTAAATTAAAAAGCATTATCTGGGCGGCTCAACCACACCCGCCGCGAAAACAGCCACAGCAATGCCATGCCGCACACAGTGGCGCTGAGCATCATCAGCGGCATCATCTGTGCGGTGCCGTTGTGCGCCTGCGTGGTGAGCCAGCCCACAGCGGCGGCAATCAGAAATTGCAGCGTGCCCAGCACCGCATTGGCGCTGCCGCCTTCGGCCTTGAAATAGCTCATATAACAAGCCTGTGTGTTGGCCACAATCAGCCCTTGGGTGCCCACCGAAGTCATCAACAGCGCCAGCAGCAACGCAAACGGCGGCAGCGGCCACAGCCACACCAGCACACACAAAGCCAAATTGCAGGCAAACTGCACCGCCACGCCCGACAACAAAATACGATGAGCATCGCTGCGGCGCAAACGCCAGGCGGTGATGCGGTTAAACAGCATCATGGTGATGATGTTGGCGCCAAACGCCCATGCATACTGGTGGGCGCTTAAGCCGTAGAGCTCCATATACACAAACGACGATTCGGTCAGAAACACAAACATCGATGAAAAGCTGAAAGCCTGAAAAAACAAAAAGCCCAAGGCCTGAGGCTGCCTGAACACGCGCGCATAATTGGCGGCAATGGCGGGCACAAAATCGCGGCCAAACGGGCGCGGCGGCTGTGCATCTGCCGGCATACGCCAATAGAGCAACAAAGCCACCGCCGCCGCATACAGCGCCAGAAACACAAAAATGGCACGCCAGCCGCCTAGGTTTTTCAGCAGCGCCCCCAACATGGGCGCGGCCAGGGGTGCTGCCATCATGATAATGCCAATAAGCGCAAACATCTGCGCCGCCTCACGCCCGCCAAAGCGATCGCGCACCAACGCCGCCACCGTCACCGTGGCCATGCCGCCGCCCAGCGCCTGCACCCCGCGCCACAGCAACAAATGCGCCACCGTGTCCGTCCACAACAAGGCCACGGTGGCCGTCACATACACCGCCAGCCCGAACAAAGCCACTTTGCGGCGGCCTTTTAAATCCGACACCGGCCCGCCCACCAATTGCCCCAGCGCCACCCCCAGCAAAAACACACTCAGGCTTTGCTCGATTTGGTGGATATCGGCACTCAGCGCCGCCGCCATTTGCGGCATCGCGGGCAAATAGGCATCGATGGAAAACGGCATCACCGCCACCAATAAGGCCAGCATTAAGGCCAAACGTTTGCGCCCGGCGGGGGTAGAAGTATTCATGGGGTTTTATTCGTTAACATCTCGGATGTATTGGTTTTTTACGGCTAGGCTGCCTGAAATATCGTTTTGCGTATATCGGACTCAAGAATCCGATATACATTAAAATCGGAAAAGGCTGCCTGAACCGCTTTCAGGCAGCCTTGATATCATCAGGCATACATCACGCCGCCAGCAGCGCCACCAGCACGGCTTTGATGGTGTGCATGCGGTTTTCGGCTTGGTCGAACACAATGCTGGCCGGGCTTTCAAATACCGCTTCGCTCACTTCCACGCCGTCGAGGCCGAATTCCTGATACAGCCATTCGCCAATCTGGGTTTCGCGGTTGTGAATGGCGGGCAGGCAGTGCATAAATTTTACCGCCGGGTTGCCGCTGGCGGCCATCAGCGCCGTATCCACGCGGTAAGGCTTGAGAATGCCGATGCGCTCGGCCCACACTTCTTTAGGCTCGCCCATGCTCACCCACACATCGGTGTGGATATAGTCCACGCCGCGCACGGCGGCTGCGACGTCTTCGGTAAGGGTGATGCGGGCGCCGGTTTCGCGGGCGATGTCGCGGCATTGCGCCACCAAATGCTCTTCCGGCCACAAATGCTGCGGTGCGCCAAAACGCACGTCCATGCCCAATTTGGCGCCCACCACCAGCAGCGAATTGCCCATATTGTAGCGGGCGTCGCCCACATAGGCGTAGGCAAGCTGATGCAAGGGCTTGGCGCAATGTTCGCGCATGGTGAGCACATCGGCCAGCATTTGCGTGGGGTGGAATTCATCGGTGAGGCCGTTGAACACCGGCACGCCGGCATAGGCCGCCAATTCTTCCACCACTGCTTGGCCGTGGCCGCGGTATTCGATGCCGTCATACATGCGCCCCAGCACGCGGGCGGTGTCTTTCATGCTTTCTTTGTGGCCGATTTGGCTGCCTGAAGGGCCTAAATAAGTGACCCGCGCGCCTTGGTCGTAAGCGGCCACTTCAAAAGCGCAACGGGTGCGGGTGGAGGCTTTTTCAAAAATCAATGCAATGTTTTTGCCCGCCAAACGCGGCACTTCGGTGCCCGCCTTTTTGGCGGCTTTCAGCTCGGCAGCCAAATCCAGCAAGGCCACAATTTCGGCGGGGCTGTAGTCCAGCAGCTTGAGGAAATGGGGTTGTGATATCGGTTTCATCGTAGTGTTCGTTTCAATGCCTATTTAACAATTTAAGCCAACAGCCGCCGCATGATGTTTTCATACAATGCCGATAATTGCGGAATCGCCGCCAAATCAATGTGTTCGTCGATTTGGTGGATGCTGGCGTTCACCGGCCCCAGCTCAATCAGCTCGTGGGCAATGGCTTTGATAAAACGGCCGTCGGAGGTGCCGCCGGTGGTGGATAAGGCTGCCTGAAGACCGCATTCTTCGGCAATCGCCGCCTGCGCCACTTCGGTAAGCTGTCCGGCGGCGGTAAGGAAGGGCTGGCCGGAAAGCGACCACGCCAAATCGTACACCAGCCCATGCTTATCCAAAATATCGTGTACGCGCTGCTTTAAGCCGCTGTCGGTGGATTCGGTGGAAAAGCGAAAATTAAACTTCACTTCCAATACGCCCGGAATCACATTGGTGGCGCCGGTGCCGCCGTGGATATTGGAAATCTGAAAGCCGGTGGGCGGGAAATATTCGTTGCCGGTGTCCCATTCGGTGGCGGCCAGCTCGGCCAGTGCCGGGGCGGCAAGGTGAATCGGGTTGATGGCCAAATGCGGGTAGGCAATATGGCCTTGCTTGCCTTTGATGGTGAGGCTGCCTGAAAGCGAACCGCGGCGGCCGTTTTTGATGGTGTCGCCCAGCACATCCACCGCGGTGGGCTCGCCCACGATGCAGTAGTCGATGTATTCGCCGCGCGCCTGCAAGGCGTCTACCACGCGGGTGGTGCCGTCGTGGGCGTCGCCTTCTTCGTCGGCGGTAATCAGCAGCGCCAGGCTGCCTGAATGCTGCGGATAGGCGGCCACAAAGCGCTCGCAGGCGGTCACAAAGGCGGCGATGCTGGTTTTCATGTCGGCCGCACCGCGCGCATACAGCTTGCCATCGCGCTCGGTGGGCATAAACGGCGGCGATGTCCAGCGCTCGAGCGGGCCTGGCGGCACCACATCGGTGTGTCCGGCAAAACACAGCAAGGGGCCAGCATGGCCGCGGCGGGCGTAGAAATTATCGGTATCGCCAAAGCGCATGCGCTCTACGGTAAAGCCGATGGCTTCCAAGCGTTGAATCAGAATAGGCTGGCAGCCGTGGTCGTCGGGGGTTACCGACGCTTGCGCCAGCAGCTGCTTGGCCAAGGCCAAAGTGTGGGTTTCGCTCATGGTGTCCTGCACGGTGAAATGGTTTCAGGCAGCCTTGTAACAAGTGCTGCCTGAAAAGATATATAGTGAAATGTATAAAAAAGTGCTACGGCGTTGGCTCGCCTACGCGCAAAGCGAACGATTTTGTAAGGCGCTAAAGCGCCAACAAAAATCTGTTCCGTACTATGTGTACTGTCTGCGGCTCGCCGCCTTGTATCACTTTATTCTACACTCCACTTCAAACAAAGCCAAAACGCTTTTATAACCTGTTTGGGCGATGGTTGCCAATAGTGGCGTGTTTTAAGGCTGCCCCACCACTTCTTTGGCTTCTTTCACCACCGCTTCGGGCAGGGTAAAGCCCAATGCCGCCGCCGCAGTGGGGTTTACCACCAAATGGCCGCTTTTGGGGTGTTCGGGCATGATGGTGCCCGGCTGCTCGCCTTTTAAAATCCGCGCCACCATATGGCCGGTTTGCACGCCCAAGTCATAGAAATCGGGGCCATAGGCGGCCATAGCACCGCGGCGCACGGTGCCGGTGTCGGCCGCCACCAGCGGCAGCTTGATTTCGGTGGCCACTTTGTATACCGATTCATAGGTGGATACCACGCCGTTGTCAAACGAGGTGTAGAGCAAATCCACTTTGCCGTTGAGGCTGCGCACGGCGGCGGCCACATCGGTGGTTCGCGGCGCGGCCACGGCCAGCACTTCGATGTTTTTCGGCGCCAGATAAGCCTGCATCCGTGCCAGCATGGTGGTGGAATTGATTTCGCCGGGGCTGTATACATAGCCGATGCGTTTCAGATTGGGCATCAGCTTTTGCATCAGCTCAAACTGCGGCTCAAACGGGATGTAGTCGGACATACCGGTTACATTGGTGCCGGAAGGCGCTTCCATGCTCGGCACCAATTTGGCCGCCACCGGGTCGATAATGGCGTTGAACACCACCGGCACGTCTTTAACCGTGGCCACCACCGGCTGGGCGCTGGGGGTGGAAATGGCCA contains:
- the pheA gene encoding prephenate dehydratase — translated: MSDNDKLKPHRDAIDEIDATVLDLLNRRAGHARAIGELKGTGVVYRPEREAAVLQRIQDLNRGPLPNEAVARLFREVMSECLAVERPLTITYLGPAGTFTQQAAIKHFGHAAHTLPCATIDECFRLVEARQADYVVAPVENSTEGSVGRSLDLLVSSPLKACGEVVLRIHHHLLRKLPEKDGIRTVYAHAQALAQCHEWLNKNLPEQVARISVSSNAEAARLAAEDSHAAAIASQAAAERYGLIKLAANIEDEPNNTTRFLVLGHQGTDPTGRDKTSLIVSAPNKAGAVHGLLQPFSAHGVSMTKLESRPSRAGLWDYVFFIDIEGHADDAKIQAALQDLSAQAAFMKLIGSYPLAVL
- the argF gene encoding ornithine carbamoyltransferase, which translates into the protein MKPISQPHFLKLLDYSPAEIVALLDLAAELKAAKKAGTEVPRLAGKNIALIFEKASTRTRCAFEVAAYDQGARVTYLGPSGSQIGHKESMKDTARVLGRMYDGIEYRGHGQAVVEELAAYAGVPVFNGLTDEFHPTQMLADVLTMREHCAKPLHQLAYAYVGDARYNMGNSLLVVGAKLGMDVRFGAPQHLWPEEHLVAQCRDIARETGARITLTEDVAAAVRGVDYIHTDVWVSMGEPKEVWAERIGILKPYRVDTALMAASGNPAVKFMHCLPAIHNRETQIGEWLYQEFGLDGVEVSEAVFESPASIVFDQAENRMHTIKAVLVALLAA
- a CDS encoding LOG family protein, whose amino-acid sequence is MNKLNNIVVYCGSNWGENPAFFAAAQALGQTLADNGHTLVYGGGNVGLMGTVADAVLAHGGKVIGVIPTFLKQKEVAHLGLTELIETADMTSRKNTMIALASGFIALPGGLGTYEELFEVLSQAQLRLHPHPVGVLNVAGFFDPLLALLRDTVRHGFMPEANLSLLCVADSAPALLAKMAAWQAQDAVKWVQPSWKQA
- a CDS encoding multidrug effflux MFS transporter is translated as MNTSTPAGRKRLALMLALLVAVMPFSIDAYLPAMPQMAAALSADIHQIEQSLSVFLLGVALGQLVGGPVSDLKGRRKVALFGLAVYVTATVALLWTDTVAHLLLWRGVQALGGGMATVTVAALVRDRFGGREAAQMFALIGIIMMAAPLAAPMLGALLKNLGGWRAIFVFLALYAAAVALLLYWRMPADAQPPRPFGRDFVPAIAANYARVFRQPQALGFLFFQAFSFSSMFVFLTESSFVYMELYGLSAHQYAWAFGANIITMMLFNRITAWRLRRSDAHRILLSGVAVQFACNLALCVLVWLWPLPPFALLLALLMTSVGTQGLIVANTQACYMSYFKAEGGSANAVLGTLQFLIAAAVGWLTTQAHNGTAQMMPLMMLSATVCGMALLWLFSRRVWLSRPDNAF
- the dapE gene encoding succinyl-diaminopimelate desuccinylase; the protein is MSETHTLALAKQLLAQASVTPDDHGCQPILIQRLEAIGFTVERMRFGDTDNFYARRGHAGPLLCFAGHTDVVPPGPLERWTSPPFMPTERDGKLYARGAADMKTSIAAFVTACERFVAAYPQHSGSLALLITADEEGDAHDGTTRVVDALQARGEYIDYCIVGEPTAVDVLGDTIKNGRRGSLSGSLTIKGKQGHIAYPHLAINPIHLAAPALAELAATEWDTGNEYFPPTGFQISNIHGGTGATNVIPGVLEVKFNFRFSTESTDSGLKQRVHDILDKHGLVYDLAWSLSGQPFLTAAGQLTEVAQAAIAEECGLQAALSTTGGTSDGRFIKAIAHELIELGPVNASIHQIDEHIDLAAIPQLSALYENIMRRLLA
- a CDS encoding ABC transporter substrate-binding protein, producing MRTALAITVLAATLLAACSPSSSSQQPASAAAAPVVKTVAITQIVEHPALDASRKGIEAGLAEAGFKVGDNLKIDYQNAQGSTATAGQIAKKFAADKPDVIVAISTPSAQPVVATVKDVPVVFNAIIDPVAAKLVPSMEAPSGTNVTGMSDYIPFEPQFELMQKLMPNLKRIGYVYSPGEINSTTMLARMQAYLAPKNIEVLAVAAPRTTDVAAAVRSLNGKVDLLYTSFDNGVVSTYESVYKVATEIKLPLVAADTGTVRRGAMAAYGPDFYDLGVQTGHMVARILKGEQPGTIMPEHPKSGHLVVNPTAAAALGFTLPEAVVKEAKEVVGQP